In Cupriavidus sp. EM10, the genomic window ACAGGCACGGGCAAGGAACTGCTGGCGCACGGCATCCACGCCGGATCGGCGCGTGCTGAGCGGCCGCTGGTCACCGTCAACGTGGCGGCCATCCCCGAGACCTTGCTGGAAGTGGAATTCTTTGGCGCCGCGCCGGGCGCCTATACCGGCGTCGACCGCAAGGGGCGGGTGGGCAAGTTCGAGCTGGCCGATGGCGGCACGCTGTTCCTGGACGAAATCGGCGATATGCCGCTGGCGCTGCAGAGCAAGCTGCTTCGCGCGCTGCAGGACCGCGAATTCGAGCCGCTGGGGTCCAACCGCATCGTGCGCAGCGATGTGCGGATCATCGCGGCCACATCGGCAGACCTGCCGGCGCTGGTGGCCGAAGGCCGCTTCCGCGCCGACCTCTATTACCGGCTCAACGTGCTGTCGATCCAGCTGCCGCCGCTGCGCGAGCGCAAGGCCGACCTGCTGCCGCTGGTCTACGCCATCGTCGAGGAACTGAGCATCAAGGCCGAGCGCCATCCGATGGGGCTGCACGACGACGCCCTGCAACTGCTGCACGACTACGACTGGCCCGGCAACGTGCGCGAACTGCGCAACGTGCTGGAGCGCGTGGTGATGCTGTCCGACGAGGATTCGCTGGATGCCGCCACGCTGGCCCCGCTGCTGGGCGTGCGTCGCGCCAGCCCGCCGGCGGGTGCCGGGGCCGTGCCGCCAGCGGCCGAATCCCCCGCGCCGCAGGCCGAAGTCGCTCAGGCGGCCGTCCCGCCCACGCCGATGCCGCCCGCGCCCGCGCAAAGCCATGCGGATGCCATGGCGCAGTTCGAGGCCGCGTTCCTGGCCCAGGCACTGGATGCATGTGGCGGACGCGTCGCAGAGGCTGCCGCGCGCATCGGCATCAGCCGGGCCGCGTTCTACAAGAAGCTGGCCGCCACGCGCGGTGGGCCTGAGGACGCATCCTGGCGCACGCTGGCGCCCCGATCGTCATGGCGGCGTGATAACGTCACGCGAGGCAACGTGAATGGAGTTTGCATGCAATCGGGCATTGTCGAAGCCGGCTATGGTTCCGACCCGGTCGGTCTGATCAGCGGTTTCCTGTTCGAACCGGGGCAGCCGGGTCGCGAGATCGATTCCAGCGCGGCGGCCGCCTGGCTTCGCCAGCACCCTCCAGCCGGCCCGGACGAGGCGGTGGAGCAAACCGAGCGCCCGTTTGTCTGGCTGCACTTCAACCTGTCGCACAGCGCCTGCGAGCGCTGGATGCGCGGCCAGCTGGGCCTGCCCGATGACTTCTTCGAGGCACTGCGCCAGGGCTCCCATTCGACCCGCATCGAACGCCAGGACGCCGCGCTGCTGGCCGTGGTCAACGACGTGATCTACAACTTCGGCGTGGCATCGACCGATATTTCCACGATGTGGGCGCATGCCGACCACCGCCTGGTGGTAACTGCCCGTGGCCGCCCGCTGCGCTCGGTGGATCGCCTGCGGGCTGCCGTGCGGCGCGGCGAGCGGTTCCGGTCGCCGCTGAACCTGGTGGTGCACCTGCTGCAGGACCAGGCCGACGTGCTGGTACAGATCGTGCGCGAAACCGGTGTCAGCGTGGACCAGATCGAGGATCAGCTGCTGTCGCAGCGGTTGCAGTCGAACCGGGCGGACCTGGGCGCCATGCGGCGTGGCCTGGTGCGCCTGCAGCGGGTGCTGGCGCCCGAGCCCGGTGCGCTGTTCCGGCTGTTGAACCGCCCGCCGGCGTGGCTGCTGGAAACCGACCTGCAGGAACTGCGCGAATCGACCGAAGAGTTCTCGCTGGTGCTCAACGACCTGGCGGCGCTGGTGGAACGCATCAAGCTGCTGCAGGAAGAGATTGCCGCCAAGCTCAACGAACAGACCAACCGCACGCTGTTCACCCTGACGCTGGTCACGGTGCTGGCGCTGCCGATCAATATCGTGGCCGGCTTCTTCGGCATGAACGTGGGCGGCATCCCGCTGGCCGAGCATCCGCACGGGTTCTGGGTGCTGGTGGTGCTGGTGGCCACGTTCACGGTACTGGCCGGGCGTTGGGCCTTCCGCAAGCAGGAAACCGGCGTGATGTGACGAATGATGACTCTATGACAGATCATCGGACTGTCATGAGGCCAGCGTAGGATAGTGCACCAAGGCGCACGCCGGCGTGCGCGATGGAGGAAAGCCATGGACTATAACGACGAAGCCCTGATCCGTCGCATCCACCGCGAGGTGGCGGATTACTACGACGAAGAGCTCGAACTGGAGCTGGAAGACCGCGACCCGATGCTGGTGCAGCGGGTGCTGGCCGGCGAGGCCGGCGGCCCCGGCGACAACAGCAACCTCAACGGCGACGAAGCCGAGCGCGCCGAACGCCATCTCTACTTCCGCGAACTGTTCCGCCTGCAGGGCGAACTGGTGAAACTGCAGAGCTGGGTGGTGGCCACGGGCCACAAGGTGGTGATCCTGTTCGAAGGCCGCGACGCGGCCGGCAAGGGTGGCGTGATCAAGCGCATCACGCAACGGCTGAATCCGCGCGTCTGCCGCGTGGCGGCGCTGCCGGCGCCCAACGACCGCGAGCGCACCCAGTGGTACTTCCAGCGCTACGTGTCGCACCTGCCCGCCGCCGGCGAAATGGTGCTGTTCGACCGCAGCTGGTACAACCGCGCCGGTGTGGAACATGTCATGGGGTTCTGCAACGACGAGCAGTACGAGGAATTCTTCCGCTCGGTGCCCGAATTCGAACGCATGCTGGTGCGTTCGGGCATCCAGGTGATCAAGTACTGGTTCTCGATCACCGACGAAGAGCAGCACCTGCGCTTCCTGAGCCGCATCCACGATCCGCTCAAGCAGTGGAAGCTGAGCCCGATGGACCTGGAGTCGCGCCGTCGCTGGGAAGACTACACGCGCGCCAAGGAAATCATGCTGGAACGCACGCATATCGCCGAGGCGCCGTGGTGGGTGGTGCAGGCCGTGGACAAGAAGCGCGCCCGGCTGAACTGCATCCACCACCTGCTGCAGCAGATGCCATACGTGGAGCCGTCGCAGACGCCCATCGTGCTGCCCGAGCGCGAACGCCATGCCGACTATGTCCGCCAGCCCGTGCCGGACAACATGATCATCCCCGAGATCTACTAGGCGCAAGGCACGCTGGCAGGGCGGATGCCGGTCCGCCGCCTGTGTGCGCAGCACGACGGATTGAAACGGGCGTTGGCTCGAATCATCGCTGGAAAGCGATGTGGCGACGCTAAATCTGGCGCTTTTGGCGTCGTTATTGGGTGACCACTCCGAACGGGTGCGTTAAGCGCGCCTGGCTCCGGAGACCGCTTAGTTTCCGGAGTCACCCATGCGACGCATGACCTTGCGTGCAAACACGCGCCATCGCTTTCCCACCGGTCTTACCGGCCTCGCGGCCCTGGCTGCGCTCTCCCTGGCCGCCTGTGGCGGTGGAGGCGGCGATAGCGGCGGCAACACCGCCGCGCAGTCCGCTGCCACGACCGCGAGCTCGCAACCCGATCCCATCGTCAGCCTGACGAAGTCGTGCAGCACCTGCGGCGCCGCCACGGAAAGCAGCTACGCGGGCACCGACGTGGGCGTCTGGGGGTATCGGAATAGCACTGCCGGCCCGGCCGACCTGCAATACGCCATCTCCGGCGTGGCGGGCAAATCGATCTGGCTGCAGTTGTCCAACCTGGGCGATGCGGCGGTGGCCATGCCAACGGGGCTGTCGTCGCAGATGGCGGCCGAAATGATCGCACCGCAAGCGCTGAGCCAGGCCTCGGCGGAAGAAACCACGCAGCGCGCCATCGGCGAATTCAACCGCGCGGGCTGGGTCGATGCCACGCGGTCGTCGGGCGACCCGATGCTGAGCACGCTGGGCGCGCCGGCGCCGCTGGCCGCGTCGATCGGTACCGGCGGCCTGGCCGAAGGCGCCACCCGCAGCTGGTACCACACGGACGGCACCCAGCGTCCGGCCACGCTGCGCAAGCAGATCGCCGCGAGCGACGGCAAGGTCGTCAACGTCTGGGTGGAGACCGCCGAAGCCGCCAATGTGAGCGATACGACTGTCATGGAGCTGGCCACCGCCTTTGCCGGCAGCGGCATGATCTACGACCGTCTGCTCGACATGGGGGGCCGGTCTGGGGCGCCAATTCGTTCGGCACGTCGATGCTGCCGGCCGGCATGCCCGTGGATATCGTCGTGCTCAACTTCAATCGCGACGGCAAGCCGTACGGCACCGTGGGGTACTTCTGGGGCCTGCACAACTTCCTGAAGACCAAGGAAGCGAACAGCAACGAGTCGATCTCGCTCTACCTGGACAGCGAAACGCTGTCGCTGGGCGCCGCCGACGGACTGCGGTCCGTCAAGGCGACGATGGCGCACGAAGGCACGCACATGCAGAACTTCTTCCGCCGCCAGGTGAGCATGGGCGCCGAATACGCCTACGACACGTGGCTGGAGGAAATGACCGCGATGCAGATGGAAGACTTCCTGAGCGGCATCATCGTCCCGGGCTACAACCCGATCCGCGATACGCGCCTGCCGGACTACTACCGCTACAGCGACTACAACTGCAACCTGACCACGTTCACCGGCTTCGGCGCATCGTGCGAGAGCTACGCGGTGTCGGGCAGTTTCGGTGGCTTCCTGAGCCGCCAGCTTGGCGTCGGCTTCTTCCGCGACCTGCTGACCCGCAAGGCGGTGGGCGCGAAGGCGGTGCTGGGCAGCGCGATCAAGGCTGCCGACGCGGCCTGGTCCTTCGAGCAGGCGCTGGTGAACTGGCGTGCCACCACGAACAGCAACATGCCGCTAAGCCGCACGCCGCGCGGCTTCGGCTATCCGCAGTGGTCCGACGGCCTGTACACGCTGCCGGCCATCGACCCGTCCGCCGCCGTG contains:
- the ppk2 gene encoding polyphosphate kinase 2; this encodes MDYNDEALIRRIHREVADYYDEELELELEDRDPMLVQRVLAGEAGGPGDNSNLNGDEAERAERHLYFRELFRLQGELVKLQSWVVATGHKVVILFEGRDAAGKGGVIKRITQRLNPRVCRVAALPAPNDRERTQWYFQRYVSHLPAAGEMVLFDRSWYNRAGVEHVMGFCNDEQYEEFFRSVPEFERMLVRSGIQVIKYWFSITDEEQHLRFLSRIHDPLKQWKLSPMDLESRRRWEDYTRAKEIMLERTHIAEAPWWVVQAVDKKRARLNCIHHLLQQMPYVEPSQTPIVLPERERHADYVRQPVPDNMIIPEIY
- a CDS encoding sigma 54-interacting transcriptional regulator encodes the protein MHKIADPGGALLFDYDYVARRAMESLFRTFENFSEGTFVVDEHARVVWINKRYAARFGFTNPQDAIGLDCEQVIPNSLMREVVTTGKPILLDLLETDREPMIVTRLPIKDDNGHTIGGVGFALFDELKALTPIFAHYSRVQAELAAARRSLDHARRAKYTFASFVGASPAAQEVKRQARRAALVESPVLLLGETGTGKELLAHGIHAGSARAERPLVTVNVAAIPETLLEVEFFGAAPGAYTGVDRKGRVGKFELADGGTLFLDEIGDMPLALQSKLLRALQDREFEPLGSNRIVRSDVRIIAATSADLPALVAEGRFRADLYYRLNVLSIQLPPLRERKADLLPLVYAIVEELSIKAERHPMGLHDDALQLLHDYDWPGNVRELRNVLERVVMLSDEDSLDAATLAPLLGVRRASPPAGAGAVPPAAESPAPQAEVAQAAVPPTPMPPAPAQSHADAMAQFEAAFLAQALDACGGRVAEAAARIGISRAAFYKKLAATRGGPEDASWRTLAPRSSWRRDNVTRGNVNGVCMQSGIVEAGYGSDPVGLISGFLFEPGQPGREIDSSAAAAWLRQHPPAGPDEAVEQTERPFVWLHFNLSHSACERWMRGQLGLPDDFFEALRQGSHSTRIERQDAALLAVVNDVIYNFGVASTDISTMWAHADHRLVVTARGRPLRSVDRLRAAVRRGERFRSPLNLVVHLLQDQADVLVQIVRETGVSVDQIEDQLLSQRLQSNRADLGAMRRGLVRLQRVLAPEPGALFRLLNRPPAWLLETDLQELRESTEEFSLVLNDLAALVERIKLLQEEIAAKLNEQTNRTLFTLTLVTVLALPINIVAGFFGMNVGGIPLAEHPHGFWVLVVLVATFTVLAGRWAFRKQETGVM